Proteins encoded together in one Vigna angularis cultivar LongXiaoDou No.4 chromosome 5, ASM1680809v1, whole genome shotgun sequence window:
- the LOC128196775 gene encoding extensin-like, which produces MTGQGTERPDKGKGVARPTKRKRQAPKYVLRVPARLPTPAPGSSSSVGPPPTPSIQTPTPAVDPTPPPRAVHPSTTTAVDPSPPPAAHPSTTPAADPLPPPLIAAPTPPPIVITPTPLPDPTSIPSSSSVPPSETVTPLGDPDSSGDAEDLDPPLHDRPWIEPYGKGFIPSRVASQAITRSIKQQFLTPWPTWGAIPHDDRKPFWERFQVSNLLH; this is translated from the exons atgacaggacaaggtaCAGAgcgtcctgataaaggaaaaggGGTAGCAAGGCCTACAAAGAGGAAACGgcaggcaccaaagtatgtacttagggtgcctgctagaCTACCTACCCCTGCTCCCGGTAGTtcatcatctgtggggcctcctcctacccctagtATACAGACTCCTACACCAgcagtagaccctactcctCCTCCTCGTGCAGTACACCCTTCTACTACCACTGCAGTAgacccttctcctcctcctgcaGCACACCCTTCTACAACCCCTGCagcagaccctcttcctcctcctcttatTGCCgcccccactcctccccctattgttattacccccactcctctccctgaccctacttctataccttcctcatcttctgtacctccttctgagactgtcacaccacttggtgatccagattcaagtggtgatgcTGAAGAtcttgacccgcccctccatgatcgaccatggattgagccctatggtaaagg gtttattccatctagggttgcttcccaggccatcacacgttcaataaagcaacagtttttaactccatggcctacttggggagcaatacctcATGACGACAGAAAGCCATTCTGGGAGCGCTTTCAGGTGAGCAATCTATTACACTAA